cctctgtgctctgccctgctgaggccacatttagaataccgtgtccagttctgggctccccagtttaaaacagacagggatcttctagaaggagtccagcagagagccacaaagatgatgaaaggcctggagcatctgtcatatgaggaaaggctgagtaacctgggtctgttcagcctgagaGGAGATCAGTGTTTATCAGGGAGGTGAAAGGCAAATGGGTGAGGCAGGCTCTTCTCAGCACTGTGTAGCAATGGGACAAGGAGGTGTTTTAGGTgatggcctaaaacttgaatgtaggaagttccatacaaacatgcaaaagaacttctttatggtgagggtgatggagcactggaataggttgcccagagaggtgctggagtcTCCTTTTATGGAGGTcttcaagacctgcctggacaccgACTTGTGTGACCTGCaaaggggttggactcgatgatctcttgaggttccttccaacccctgtacTTCTGTGATGCTGTTGGAGCTGGGGGGTGCCTGTGAGGTAGGCTCCAGAGACCCCTTGGTGATGAGCATTCCATGGGACCCATCCTGCTCACATCTGGGACTCCCCTGTTGGAGTGAGATTTGGAAAACATTCATCTTCACAGTTCCTGGTCTTAAGGAGCAGCGTCTTCTTCACCCTGCCCATAGATCTCTCTCCACTGTAGCTGCAGTCACAGTCAGCATTCCTGTGCTCCATTTGGCTCTGCACATCTTTGTGCCCAGCAATGACCAGCTGCACCTCACCTACCAGGAGTCACTGACATTCAAACATCTAATCTAACCTGGACATTTAAGGTCTTCTCCCCAGCAGTAGGAAACGTGCTTAAGCAGGGGGTTGGGCTTTACGATCCCCAggagtcccttccaaaccctacaattctgtgactctgagACTCGTGGGACATGGATGAGGCAGGCATCTCCAGGAGCCCACGGCTGGCAGCCCCACATTGTGCTGCTGGGTCAGTGGGGGCTGTGCAGATCTGGGATGGAAGCAGAAGAGACCTCAGCCCCCTTTTTCCTAAGCTCAGTGTTCATCATGTGTGCAACTCCTGCTAGGATGCACTGTCATCTCTAAGCAGCTCATGCAGGTTAGGTAACACAGCCCTGTTGACAAATGCAGGGACCTCCAAAGCGGAACTTCTTACTAAAGGAAGATGCACGAGAGAAGCAAAAATAGATATGGCGATTGTTTCATATCCTGTGCCACTAGGGAGGCTGTGGCCACCGCATTGTTCCATCATGCAACCGTGCTGCGATCAGCTCCTTCTCAGGGGGAAATTCCACTGTTCTACGcaagcagctgcccagagccacgcACCCTATAAATTGGGCAGTTGCTGAATGTCTCAGCATCACAGAGAAGAGAGACCTCCGAGCTCCACTTGCACTCTCCAGCTCCTGCCACCACTCCCATCTGACATGAAGGTCTCTGTGGCTGCCCTCGCCGTCCTCCTCATCGCCATCTGCTACCAGACCTCTGCTGCACCAGGTAAGTCCTGGCTCTCCAAACCTCTCCAAATGGGGACCAGGTAGAcgctgctgctgggacaggaTCCTCCCTGCCAGCCCTTCTACCACAGCTCCCTTCCCTGACCCATGagggctctgctcccagctccctgccacctctccctgccccatgcCCCTGCTCACAGCCTCCTTTGCCTTTGCAGTGGGTTCCGACCCGCCGACTTCCTGCTGCTTCACCTACATCTCCCGGCAGATGCCCTTCAACTTTGTGGCAGACTACTACGAGACCAACAGCCAGTGCCCTCATGCTGGTGTTGTGTAAGTGTCCCCCTGTTCACAGGGCTCTGCCTTTAAGCTGGGGATTCCTCTGCATTTTGGAGTTGGGAGGGAACAACTCCTTTCTGGGGGAGTAGGATGGATGTGCACCCAATGGGTGCAAGGGGATGCTGGTGGGGCTCACACTGGTCCTgccccagggctctgctgcccatGTGGCCAGCACCATGCGCCCAGATTGTGCCGACTATCAGCAGGAGGGGGTGAGGAATGGAGGAGGGGTCGCCTCCACGCAGGACTCTCCCATGGGATCTCAcctggctgctccctgcaggtTCATCACCAAGAAGGGCCGTGAGGTCTGCGCCAACCCTGAGAACGACTGGGTGCAGGACTACATGAACAAGCTGGAACTGAACTGATGCGCCAGGATGGGATGAGCAAGCAATGGCCGGTTACAGGCCCTGCCAGAAACACAACGTGACATTGAGAGCTGCCCAAGAGACTGAAAATGTCCCCGAATCTGCTTTACTATTTATGTATTAATTGTTTATAATGGAAGGGAGCAGGTGAAATAATACCACTCCAACCAAACTGGAAGATTATTtaacagatatatttttttttaaattaagagtTATGCTTGGattatgttttctgtatttaatgaATTGTATTTTTGATATAATATTTAATTCAAACattgagaaataaatattttttgtaagaaatttcTGTCTTTGCTCTGTTTGCGTTGATCACAGCTGA
The Lagopus muta isolate bLagMut1 chromosome 20, bLagMut1 primary, whole genome shotgun sequence genome window above contains:
- the LOC125703105 gene encoding C-C motif chemokine 4 homolog translates to MKVSVAALAVLLIAICYQTSAAPVGSDPPTSCCFTYISRQMPFNFVADYYETNSQCPHAGVVFITKKGREVCANPENDWVQDYMNKLELN